The following coding sequences lie in one Nitrospira sp. genomic window:
- a CDS encoding Crp/Fnr family transcriptional regulator codes for MAAAKTDSAKSKPSSVARTAPIQVARFDPKTFLAKVGNGTTMLRSTKKHVLFSQGDAANAVFYVQTGRVKLTVVSPQGKEAVVGILEPGAFFGEGCLAGQVVCMATATALEVSTIARIDRVAMIRVLNDEPAFSALFVAYLLSHSIRIQADLVDHLFNSAEKRLARILLLMAHFGKEGQPVPVIPQISQEMLADMIGTTRSRVSFFLNRFKKLGFIKYNGGLEVHSSLLNIVLHD; via the coding sequence ATGGCCGCAGCGAAAACGGATTCAGCAAAGTCGAAACCATCCAGCGTGGCGCGAACGGCTCCTATTCAAGTCGCACGGTTTGATCCCAAGACCTTCCTTGCCAAGGTGGGCAACGGAACGACCATGCTGAGGTCCACAAAGAAGCATGTGCTCTTTTCCCAAGGGGATGCGGCGAATGCGGTATTCTATGTCCAGACAGGCAGAGTCAAGCTCACCGTAGTTTCACCGCAGGGCAAGGAAGCCGTCGTCGGAATTCTGGAGCCCGGGGCCTTTTTCGGTGAAGGCTGTCTCGCCGGACAGGTGGTGTGCATGGCAACCGCCACCGCACTGGAAGTATCCACGATTGCGCGTATCGACAGGGTCGCCATGATTCGCGTGCTCAACGACGAGCCCGCTTTTTCCGCCCTGTTCGTGGCGTATCTGTTGTCCCACAGCATTCGCATCCAAGCGGATCTGGTCGATCACCTCTTTAATTCTGCCGAGAAGCGGCTGGCGCGTATTCTCCTGCTGATGGCCCACTTCGGCAAGGAAGGGCAGCCCGTCCCGGTGATTCCCCAGATCAGCCAAGAAATGCTGGCCGACATGATCGGCACCACGCGTTCCAGAGTCAGCTTTTTTCTGAACCGGTTCAAGAAACTGGGCTTCATCAAGTATAACGGTGGGCTGGAAGTGCATAGCTCGCTACTGAATATCGTGCTTCACGACTGA
- a CDS encoding Crp/Fnr family transcriptional regulator has product MAAKRTAPFDFQKVLETVSNGKTMLTFPKKKMIFSQGDAADAVFYIQSGKVKLTVVSQQGKEAVIAILERGEFFGESCLAGQNVRPATVTTVEDSSIVRIDKDVMIRLLHDEPTFAEFFMSVLLVHNIRIQEDLVDQLFNSSEKRLARVLLLLAHFGKESKPETVIPKISQETLAEMIGTTRSRVSFFMNKFRKLGFVEYNGELHVHSSLLSVVLHD; this is encoded by the coding sequence ATGGCAGCCAAGCGAACAGCGCCGTTTGATTTCCAGAAAGTTCTAGAAACGGTCAGCAACGGGAAGACGATGCTGACCTTTCCAAAGAAGAAGATGATCTTTTCCCAAGGAGATGCGGCAGACGCCGTCTTCTATATCCAGTCGGGAAAGGTGAAGTTGACCGTCGTCTCACAGCAAGGCAAGGAAGCCGTCATTGCGATTCTTGAGCGAGGGGAATTTTTCGGTGAATCCTGCCTCGCCGGGCAGAACGTTCGTCCGGCGACAGTGACCACGGTAGAAGATTCCAGTATTGTGCGCATCGACAAAGACGTCATGATCCGTCTGTTGCATGATGAGCCCACATTTGCTGAGTTCTTTATGTCGGTGCTGCTGGTGCACAATATTCGTATTCAAGAGGACTTAGTCGATCAGCTCTTCAATTCCAGCGAGAAGCGCCTGGCCCGGGTATTGTTGCTGCTGGCGCATTTCGGGAAAGAGAGCAAGCCGGAGACGGTGATTCCCAAGATCAGTCAGGAAACGCTGGCCGAGATGATCGGAACGACGCGCTCCCGTGTCAGTTTCTTTATGAATAAGTTCCGCAAGCTGGGCTTTGTCGAATACAACGGCGAACTCCACGTGCATAGCTCGCTCCTCAGCGTTGTGCTCCACGACTAA